The nucleotide sequence CATCCGCGCCAGTCGCACTCTCAGCCTGGCCGACCTGCAGGCCTACCTCGACTCCTACAACCAGCATCCGATTGAAGCGATCGAAAACCAGATCGAGAACGGTAAAAATGCGATGCCTTCCTATGAAGGCAAGCTGAGTCTTACGGACATCGATGATGTTGCTGCATATGTGGAGAAACAGGCTGAAAAAGGTTGGTCACGATGAGCCGAGAAGCATTGAGTTCTTTTGTTCATGCGCTCGAACACAGTGCAGCGCTCAGACGACAACTGCATGCATGTTCAGATGATGCTGAGATCGTTTCCTTGGCAAGAAGTCTCGACTTCGCAGTAAATCGTGCTGATCTGATCGAAGACAAGCAGGCATCGACCTTGGAGAGCTGGTTCAGCCGCAGTGCTCTGGGAATCCGGCCGCCCGGCTGCACCAATTGAAGCTTTGCAGCCCAGCGCAAAGCTGCGGCTGCGCAACACAAAGATCCAAAATAGTAGCAACAGTCACATTTTGAACTTCCTTTAAGGCTTTTACAAAGCAGCTTTGCTGGACGCTGCAGATCGACGAAAGTGCATTGGCTCGAGAATGCTCATGAACGACACCGTTCACAACCGTCGCGGCACAAGCCTGAAATGGGAAACCAACGGAGAACTAGCCGGAGCCGATCTACGCAACATCCTGCATCGACTTCAGGAAGCCGACCCCAATGCTCAGGGACTGAATCAATGCGACTTGGTTGATCGCCCACTGCAGAAGTGATTGAACTGGTCAGGCAGCTGACTAAGCACCAGTGACTGAGATCAGCGCAGTTCTGCCATGCGATCAACACTGGATCCAATGCATTCAACAACGTATCCCTGCAACCCCTGGTCGTCGCTGCCTAGGTTCAGCCTGAAGAGATAGGCATTCACCCAGGCCGTTTCAGTGTTATTGGCGTCGTGTCCTCGGTCAGCAAAACCAGGTTTCTGATGAAACAGGTGCAGAAGGATCGCCAAAACATCCTGGCGGGTAAGGCTTTCAGGGTCGATTGACGGCAGTTGATCCCTGATCTCAAGAAAGGAAATCGAAGCTGAATAATCGAAATCTTCAGGTGTCACAACCGAGATCAGCACTGCCTCAATGTTGAGATGGTAGGAGCGCCAAACGCAATGACGATCAGTTAGCCATGAGCCTTGAACAGAACGACCGCCACCACTGGATCGAAGAAATCGCCTTTCTTGAAGCGCGCCTGAATGGCAGTCAGGGGGACATAGACCAAGAAGATCGAGCTGCCTGCGAAGAAGCCCTGAAAGCGGCAAAAATCAATCTTGCAACCTGTTGCTGAGCATTGCAGAACAGGGTGCTGAGATCGGGTCTCAGGAGCGCAGCGTATGGCAAGGGGAAACGAAGCTTTGGCGCTTGGCAAAGAGCTGCTTGCGAGGCCTAGAAGCACTCTGGAGACGAATCGTTTCAGACAAGAGCTTGGCCTGGAGTGACTTCTGACGGTTCTCTTGATCACGCCAGTACTGCTGGATCGTGCGAGGCCAATGCTCAGACACCCGGTCAAGCTTGGGAGTCTTCTCGCCGGAGATATTGATCACGGACATGCAGCGCACCACCAATGAGGTCACTTCCAATCCCTAGCCAGGGCCCAACGGAGTGGCAGCAAGCTCGTCACTGCTGACATGAACTGATCCTGAACAAACAAAACCGATTCAGGGATTACGCCGGTTCAACGCTTGCCGGTCGACCTGGGGGAATCAACTTCACTTTTCAAATTGCAGCAGGGAAGCTGCTGGTGGTATTGAGCAGGTTCTCGCATCGCCCAGTACTCATCCACCACACCCAGAAGGTGAGAACTGATCCGGGCTAGCCATGACTGTTTCTTCATCGCTTCATCCTGGCGAACTGGAGCAGATTCAGCCACGCGAAGCACCCTGCCAGTCTTTATTGCCGATCTTGCCATCGGAGTTCAACTCCAGAGTCCACTGCCTCCACTCTGAAGCAGAGGCTGGCGAAACAACCTCAACCAGAGCATTGTCGGTCCAGTAGTCGGGTGAATCGAGGATCCCCAAGTGCAGGGGACAGGACGGGGCAGCCTTCACAACCCACTCCTTCAGATTTGCTTAACTATGGCCCAGACCTCGGTTGAGATGCAACTGCGCCTCAGGCAGCTCCTGGAAAGGCAAGGGGACCAAGGAGATATGAAGCTGGTGAAATCAAGGCTGACTTGGCGAACCAGCAAACCCAAGAACGGGCAGTTAATCGAAGTACAGCTTGCCGTTCTCTTCCTACGCAAACAGTGAAGTTCAACTCCAGAGCAAGGCTCCCCAACAAAAATATCGAACACCAACAACAGCTCGGTCAAACAAATCAGAACATATTTGAATAAGTTAAAACGTTGGGCCCAAAGGACCCATATCCCCTGAGATCAAATTGGCGCGACCGCCACTAGCAATCAACACTCGGAAGCAACTTGAATGGATTGCTCAGACCAATAAAGGTCACTAGCACCGGACAGAAGGATTGTCTTCATCGCGGAACTAGAATCATCCTTTAAATAAAGAATTGAACCGTCATTTGCATCAATTTCTGCAGTAATTCCCTCTTCATATATTAATATATCTTCTTCCATGTTGTAGTCGAGGAAAATTGACTGACCAAACAAATCCCCCTTGGAAAATACAATGACATCGCTTCCCTCTCCTAGTATCCAAAGGTTCTGTCCTCTTCCTGGTTTCACAAAATCGCCACCTTCTCCGGAGTTGAATGTCATCGTTCCATGCAAGCTACTCTCATCTGGCCCAATAATCACATCGGTGAAGCGGCTTCCCGTGACTCGATCCACTCCGCCAGCCATTGAGATAAATGTACTGAAGTCATCTGGAAGGAAGTCGCTTCCAAAGCCAACAAGCTCATCAATCCGAACATCATCAAAGGCATCATTACTGATAAGCGTACTGCCTTGAAGCGTATTCTCAAATTCAGAGGTCAACTCAGCTGCGGTAATCGTGTCGCTGCTGACCGAATCGCGAGCAAAAGCGGCGTATTTAATGGTGTGGTCATTGATGACAAAATTACTTTTATAATTACTTAAATCTCCACCAATATCGCTCTTCTCAAGTGATTTCTTTTTATCCAAATCAAACCATCCATCACTAGGGTAAGTGTTATCGTTAGGGTCCACATCGTCGGAACTTTGAATCAAAGACAACCAACCCTCAGCAGCATATCCGCCATCACCAGGAAGCTTCAAGTTATCAACGATAAACTCTTGACCCATAAAAGTATCAATATAAAAATCATCATTCAAAGTAATGTCCTCATAACTTCTTCCTACCAGTGGATTGGCAGCATTTGAAAAGCCTTCACCATTGGTTCCAGTATTTAAAGAAGAGGAAGCAAGCTGAAAATTCTCAAATGAGCGAACCAAAACTACAAGCTCGCCAATAATTTCTGTTTTTCTAGATTCAACGTTTCCACCTTGATTCTCTAATTGACTATATTCTTCCAACCTTTCTTGCAAAAACTCTTCGTAAAAGATTGCAGATGCATTATCAAGAGTAAAATTTGGAGCTCCATTGATACCGAAAGTCTTATTAACACTCTTCATCAGCTCAAAAGCACCTTCTGAACTTACAAACGCTTCAGGGAATGAATTCCATTGGTCAAAATTAGCACTAGCCACTCCTTCAGTGAACGAAAGACCGTCGGGCTTTAAAACACCAGCATTACCCCCAGCACCAAAAAATAGCGTATCTTCTATACCAACAATCTTTCCATAGTTTGTGGTCGTCGGATCGCTATTCGCATAGTGCTTGGTTATTTCATCAAAGACAATCCCAGGAATAGGAATGGGATTATCAACAGTTTTAGATATTTTCTCCTCAAGAAGTTCTTGCCAGAACACCTGTGTTGGTATTCTCTGATCGATCGTTAACTGATTAATCGAAGTTGGATTACCACTTGAATCAAATGCCGTAAAAGGCCCCTCTGTCTTGTCAAAGACAACAGCAGTGATGGCAAAAGTATTATCGATTACATCAAAAGTGGGGTAATCAGTATTCTCTAATTCTTCAACACTGAAATTATTGTTTTGATATCCAAAACCAAATCCCACACCTCGCTGGAGTGCGTTAATTACTTTCAGATCAATCTTTAGTGCATTGGGATCATTCTTAGACAAATCAACCGATGAAGACTGAAATCGTTGATTAAGAACTAGCAAGTCGTACAAAGAGGCAGAACTTCCTGTCCAAGCAAATCCTAAATTCGGAGGATAAAGCGAACCATCTGTTGTATCTGAAAAATTAAATACCAGATCACTGGAAACCTCCTTCACTTCATAATTCAAAATCGCTTCACGCAGCTCTGCAATTGAAGAAATAATGTCTCGTTCAGCCATTAATAGAAAGCGTTCTATCAATTAATAAAAGCAAATTCTAAATCTGCCAGCCGCCTTAACAAAAACGCAAGATTTTTTGTAGCATCGGAAACAGTTTTACCGCCTTTTGCCGGAAGGCGTGATGGATGATGCGGTGCACTCAATGTGAATACTTCAAGAATCAGGCTCGAAGCAATCAATACAAATCAAGCATTGCAGCCCCCAAATTGCCTCGATCCTGAGGAGATTGGACCAATTCGTTCACCTATTAAGGGCCAAGCCACCAGTTCATCGATCCAACCCAAGAAGGGAATCAATTAGCTTCTTAGATTTCTGACTTGCACGCAAAGCTCCCGTTCAAAAGCAGTGTCGTAAAGCACGAACCCCATAGTTTTGAAGGGATAAGAATGGCAATGCTGAGCATCTCTAAAAGTTACTGAGCCGCTGATTTGGATTTCCATAATTTGCAAATCCTGGAATCATGAATTCTGGACACAGCGAACCATATATTTAACATTAATTGCTATTGGCAAATACTATCAAATTCGTGTCCGAGTATTCACAACAAAATTGTAGAGCTGTTCTGAAAGTATCCAAATCAAGAATTTAGCTTCAGCCATACAAAGATGTTGCAAACGATATTCACGAGAATCCAAAAAAAGACAATAATGGGTTGTCAATATCGTCAGAAAAGCTTTGCGTTAGCAGCAAGATAAAACAATTCAATGCCAATGCAGGTCTGATATGCTATGAAACATCTCGTTCGTTGATGGCACTACACACAACGACATTCCCTGCTGGGAAGGTATCCGGTGCGAAAGAAGTCCCAGGGGTAACTCAAAACAACTGCCCGAAATAATTATTATGGAAACTCCTGCAAGACGTCGTTGAAATTATGGATATGCTTTAATGATTGATGGCTTTCCAGGTCAACAACAAAGGGTTCTTCTAAGCTGCTTTATAACTGATGAGTAGGCAGATGAGCATCAGTGCAGGATGGTGATGATTCAGCTCAGCATCAATAGAATAGATTGATGAGGTCAACCGGATAGGTAGTACAAGTCACCTCAGGAATTGGATATTCAATCATTTAAATTTCAGTATTGGCTAAGCACTTGTGATTGACTTCGCTTATTTATTCCAGCCTTTTAAGACTGAGAAATGTAGACATTCCGTTGGAGGTCAGCGCGGTCGAATCGTTGCCGGCCAATTGCGAGACATGGTCCCAAAATGTTTTGACCTGAATTTGATTGAGGGATATTCTAAGCGTTGAATCCATGAATCCTTTTAAGAATCCAATTTGCTTTTGAATCTTGCTTTGATCAAAAAGTTCATCACAAGGAAGCTGCTGATAATGCGCTTCCTCCATTTGCCACAATAAACTCATTTCTGAAGTACACAAAGGGCTAAATATTTCAGCTGGTGATTTACAGTATTGTGGAATATATAGATCAGTTGCTTGTTCTGGACTTATTTCTTTGAGGGCAATCATTCGAGACTTAGCTTTCTGTAGTGTTACAGCGAACTTTTCGCTAAGATTACCGCAATTCAACGAACTGTGAATGTGGATGATTAGCCTGCCTCCAGGTTTGATCTCGTCAGCACGCAGCAGGAGTTTCTTTCTCCAGTTATCTCTCGAAGCTATCTCCCAGGATTGGCGTTCGAGGCAATTCATCGGAAGCTGATTCGCCCAAAGAGCATCTCCAGGAAGGCCTGTTGGAGCGCCATTGTCCAGCCAGTGCTGGGCGAAACAAGAATATCCAAGATGAATCGAGGACTCTTTCGCTAGTGGAGAATACATGCTTTTCGCGAGATATTTAAAATCAATATTTGGGAATTTCGCTTCAATCGTAGTTTTAAGAGTTTTCCAATCATTCATAGGCAAGTCGTTCATCGTAATGATGATCTTTCGTTTGCTTGCCAGCTCTTCGATCGCTCTGATTGGTGCAATTGATGATCCGCCAGTTGCGCAACCATATTCACAAATATTCAATGTCTCGTTCAGAGGTAAATTTACAAGAATCTTTGCTGCAAATTTTTTTATGAGTTCTGAAAGTTTGCTTGCTGCAAATGCCTGAACTTCTGAATTTTGATTGTAATCAACCATGCTCAAGGTGTTTGCATTAGTCATTGCGCGCTGCGAATCGGGATTCATATCTTCGACAGATGGTTGGTGAGGATTCTGCTTAGAGGTGCGTTTCAAACTGTCCGTGAATATTCAGTTAGCAATCCGTGTCATTTCAGAATGGTAGCCACATGATCATGATGGCTCGACATGCGTGGAATCACCAGCTGGCAATATTCCGTTAAGGAATGAATGTCAAATCGATCCATTGAATCTCGGAGACCTGCAGCAAGCACCTATCTGTTAGCTATTAGTTACGTCAACGAGCTGATCAACATCAGATGGCTCAGAAACTGACTGTGTCTGTTGCAATATCGAAAGTCAGTCTGCTGCCTAGAGGAGCTTTTGCGAGTTATCGATCTCAATCGACTTATGAAACCACGTAAGTTGATGATTGGAGTTGATGCACGATGCATCCGAGAAGGTCGGTTTTGAGCTCGATTACTTGCATTTGCATACACCAGAGCAATTCTTCATACTCATTGCAATCACTGGCGAGCTGCGGTCAACACGGCAAGGTAAAGATCCTCATCAACCTCCCGGATGTCGTACTCCGAGGGCATCGCACCGTGATGATGTTCGTGAACCACGGTCCAGCACATTCGCTCCAGGTCCGAGGGCGAAGGTCCGTAGAGCTCCCTCACTCTTGCCACCAGACTGGTCACAAGACTCGGGTTCACAGGGTTTTCATCCACCATGGGTCTCCAGTATTCGGTGGACCCTACCGATCTGGATCGGTTGACCGCATGCTGGAGTGAACACCGAATCGTGGAGGATCGGTTCCCCCGGCCCTTGATGATCACTTGCCCCATACGGTTGTTGCAGTACAAACGGAATCATGCAACCCACGGCCGAACAATTCACTGAAAAGGCCTGGGCCGCGATCCTCTCGGCCCAGAACCTGGCCCAGAAGCGACGCCATCAGCAACTGGAGACTGAGCATCTGATGCTGGCACTCCTAGAACAGGACGGTCTTGCCAGTCGCATTCTCGAGAAAGCCGGTGTCGCGCCATCAGCTCTGCAGAGCAACCTTGAAGCCCATCTCAGTCAGCAACCAGCTCTGCAATCTCCACCGGAATCCGTTTACCTCGGGAAGGGGCTCAATGCCCTTCTGGATCGTTCCGAATCTCTCAAGCAGGGCTATGGAGACAGCTATATCTCAATCGAACACCTTCTCCTGGCGTTAGCAGAGGATGCACGCTGCGGCCAACGCCTGCTCAGTCAGGTGGGCGCCGACGCCAAAGCCCTGAAAACCGCCATTG is from Synechococcus sp. UW179A and encodes:
- a CDS encoding c-type cytochrome, whose product is MPNPASVLALLLSLCLSFGAALPARAVTDPDLSHGAQLFSSNCAACHMGGGNVIRASRTLSLADLQAYLDSYNQHPIEAIENQIENGKNAMPSYEGKLSLTDIDDVAAYVEKQAEKGWSR
- a CDS encoding Nif11-like leader peptide family natural product precursor — encoded protein: MSREALSSFVHALEHSAALRRQLHACSDDAEIVSLARSLDFAVNRADLIEDKQASTLESWFSRSALGIRPPGCTN